A window of the Vibrio fluvialis genome harbors these coding sequences:
- a CDS encoding phosphoethanolamine transferase: MNNSRVLKTPKLLISSSWFVLIIACYFGFVLNYAVSSKIITLAAQTGSGLFAYSAPVLLSAAFVVVFSLFTIPYLTKLIFTVLIITSALASYATLNYGVIFDYSMIENIFETNTAEASSYLSFKAVIYFVALGALPTLLLWMVEFEKKHSFKVRVLQRFALVLGALAVIAIVFVAAYKDYASVGRNNAYLNKLIVPSHIYYTVKYLDKTYLSTPLEYKQIGMDAQKLVSANGKPELTILVLGETARSMNLGINGYNRNTTPYTEKYNLISFGEVSSCGTATAHSLPCMFSNMNREHYNKSVANSQDNVLDIIQRAGVSVLWKDNDGGDKAVAKNLPKTMIQPADYPQFCDSDVCYDEALLYDLDSEIGSANGNDQLYVLHIIGSHGPTYWKRYPKQHELFKPSCNRADIENCTDEEITNVYDNTIAYTDFVVSKLIEKLQQYRDKYNVALMYISDHGESLGENGLYLHGTPYALAPKEQTSVPWMLWLDEGFAQTYGIDKTCVKDKSQDVLSHDNLFHTLLDFANVTTSAKDETMSILDSCRTK, translated from the coding sequence ATGAACAATTCCCGCGTCCTGAAAACACCAAAGCTTCTCATCAGCAGTTCTTGGTTTGTATTAATCATCGCCTGTTACTTCGGTTTTGTGCTCAATTATGCAGTGAGCTCAAAAATTATCACCTTAGCTGCGCAAACCGGCTCCGGCTTATTTGCCTATAGTGCTCCTGTGTTGTTATCCGCAGCATTTGTGGTGGTATTTTCACTCTTTACGATCCCTTATCTGACCAAGCTTATCTTCACCGTATTGATCATCACCTCCGCGCTGGCCAGTTACGCCACGCTTAACTATGGTGTGATCTTCGACTACTCGATGATTGAAAACATCTTCGAAACCAATACCGCAGAAGCCAGTTCCTACCTGTCATTTAAGGCGGTGATTTATTTTGTCGCGCTCGGTGCGTTGCCGACGCTGCTTCTGTGGATGGTGGAGTTCGAAAAGAAACATTCGTTCAAAGTGCGCGTACTACAAAGGTTCGCTCTGGTGTTGGGGGCTTTAGCGGTCATCGCTATCGTCTTTGTTGCAGCGTATAAAGACTATGCGTCAGTCGGACGCAACAACGCCTATCTGAACAAACTGATCGTGCCTTCCCACATTTACTACACCGTCAAATATCTCGATAAAACCTACCTTTCCACGCCGCTGGAATACAAGCAGATTGGGATGGATGCGCAAAAGTTAGTCAGTGCTAACGGTAAACCCGAATTGACCATTCTGGTGTTGGGAGAGACAGCGCGATCGATGAATTTGGGTATCAATGGCTATAACAGAAACACCACGCCTTACACTGAAAAATACAATCTGATTTCGTTTGGTGAGGTTTCTTCATGCGGAACAGCAACGGCCCACTCTCTGCCTTGTATGTTCTCAAACATGAATCGTGAGCATTACAATAAGTCCGTAGCAAATTCCCAGGATAACGTGTTGGACATTATTCAACGTGCAGGAGTGTCTGTTCTGTGGAAAGACAACGACGGCGGTGACAAAGCGGTAGCAAAAAATCTACCGAAGACGATGATTCAGCCTGCTGATTACCCGCAATTCTGCGATTCTGACGTGTGTTATGACGAGGCTCTGCTGTACGATTTGGACAGTGAAATTGGCAGTGCAAACGGCAATGATCAACTGTATGTGCTGCACATTATCGGCAGTCATGGTCCAACGTATTGGAAGCGTTATCCGAAGCAGCATGAGCTATTCAAACCGTCCTGCAATCGCGCTGATATCGAAAACTGTACGGACGAAGAGATCACCAATGTGTACGATAACACCATCGCGTATACCGATTTTGTGGTGAGCAAACTGATCGAGAAGCTGCAGCAATATCGTGATAAATACAACGTTGCGTTGATGTATATCTCAGACCACGGTGAATCCTTGGGAGAGAATGGTTTATACTTGCACGGTACACCTTACGCTTTGGCTCCGAAAGAGCAAACGAGTGTGCCCTGGATGCTATGGTTGGATGAGGGTTTTGCTCAGACTTATGGAATTGATAAGACCTGTGTGAAAGACAAATCGCAGGATGTTCTGTCGCACGACAATCTGTTCCACACCTTGTTGGACTTCGCGAACGTGACGACCTCTGCCAAAGACGAAACGATGAGTATTCTGGATTCATGCCGCACGAAATGA